One part of the Pseudomonas leptonychotis genome encodes these proteins:
- a CDS encoding alpha/beta fold hydrolase — protein sequence MQSSSEFFPVALISAELRGDLSEDIYRLKPGNSPDSSVELALTRLGRAGHEQDRGVPVILIPGSFSNRRFWYSPKCIGLGPYLARAGFDVWVAEMRGHGLSPRNRDYTRNTVSDYVRYDLPSIADFVHELNPQKAHWLGHSLGGIILAGALGGRYLDESRVASTVLFGSQVSRVYWPLKVPPLEWGSRFLLKRFSVISGSRLKRGPEDEPIGLAVESLRWHGLFGRFGDAERDWWVGLAEVRVPVMAVAALGDLQDPAWACEKLLKQFGSSLSEFLCLGKKQGFSSDFGHVEMLVSKEAQREVWPLVEQWLRKSPEVAAELENSEIDGNKTLPAK from the coding sequence ATGCAAAGCAGCAGTGAGTTTTTCCCCGTGGCCTTGATCAGCGCGGAGCTTCGTGGCGATTTGAGCGAGGATATTTATCGTCTCAAGCCCGGCAACAGTCCGGATAGCAGTGTTGAGTTGGCCCTGACGCGCCTGGGGCGGGCCGGGCATGAGCAAGATCGCGGCGTGCCCGTTATTTTGATTCCTGGCAGTTTCTCCAACCGGCGCTTCTGGTATTCCCCCAAATGCATTGGGTTAGGGCCTTACTTGGCGCGGGCGGGTTTTGATGTGTGGGTCGCGGAGATGCGCGGTCATGGTTTGTCTCCGCGCAACCGCGACTATACACGCAACACGGTCAGCGATTACGTGCGCTATGACCTGCCGTCGATAGCAGACTTTGTTCATGAGTTGAACCCACAGAAGGCCCATTGGCTGGGGCATTCGCTCGGCGGGATCATTCTTGCCGGCGCGCTGGGTGGGCGTTATCTGGATGAGTCGCGGGTCGCTTCCACTGTGCTGTTTGGCAGCCAGGTCAGCCGCGTTTACTGGCCGCTGAAGGTGCCGCCGCTGGAGTGGGGCAGCCGCTTTCTACTCAAGCGTTTCTCGGTGATTTCCGGCTCACGTCTCAAGCGTGGCCCTGAGGATGAGCCGATTGGTCTCGCGGTCGAGAGCTTACGCTGGCATGGGTTGTTTGGCCGTTTCGGCGATGCCGAGCGGGACTGGTGGGTGGGGCTGGCCGAGGTGCGGGTGCCGGTCATGGCCGTTGCAGCGCTTGGTGATCTGCAGGACCCGGCCTGGGCCTGCGAGAAGCTGCTGAAACAGTTCGGCTCGAGCTTGAGCGAGTTCCTCTGCCTGGGCAAGAAACAGGGTTTCAGCAGCGATTTTGGCCATGTCGAAATGCTTGTCAGCAAAGAGGCGCAGCGCGAGGTGTGGCCCCTGGTGGAGCAATGGCTACGTAAGAGCCCAGAAGTGGCTGCCGAGCTTGAAAACAGCGAGATAGATGGCAATAAAACCCTTCCCGCTAAGTAG
- a CDS encoding polysaccharide lyase family 7 protein, whose amino-acid sequence MLDLTTWNLSVPIEPTPATISTARLNNGYSTQYFRRNADHSVTFWVPVNGSHTEDARYPRSELRETQADGSLSNWYHASADNYLSAVLTVNQVPSKNKIVIAQIHSKDQPGSNNDPLLKLQYHYLRGVGRLELLLRKRPGDSEVQNILLAENIQLNQRFSYELRVTPSGKLGVKVTSSHGDNGSFYQQLSGYWSTQLLYFKAGAYIQDNYGSTHEGGRVTFYWLNTLHR is encoded by the coding sequence GTGCTTGACCTGACCACCTGGAACCTCTCTGTTCCCATCGAGCCAACCCCTGCCACTATCAGCACTGCCCGCCTAAACAATGGCTATAGCACTCAGTATTTCCGCCGTAACGCCGACCACAGCGTCACGTTCTGGGTGCCGGTCAATGGTTCACACACCGAGGATGCCCGTTACCCGCGCAGCGAACTGCGCGAAACCCAGGCCGACGGCAGCCTGAGCAACTGGTATCACGCCAGTGCCGACAATTACCTGAGCGCGGTGCTTACGGTCAATCAGGTGCCCAGCAAGAACAAGATCGTGATCGCCCAGATACACAGTAAGGACCAACCCGGCAGCAATAATGACCCTCTGCTCAAGCTGCAATACCACTACCTACGCGGTGTCGGCCGTCTCGAACTGCTGTTGCGCAAGCGCCCTGGTGACAGCGAAGTGCAAAACATCCTGCTGGCAGAAAATATCCAGTTGAACCAGCGCTTCAGCTACGAGTTGCGTGTTACCCCCAGCGGCAAACTCGGGGTCAAAGTCACCAGCAGCCATGGTGATAACGGCTCGTTCTATCAACAACTGAGCGGCTACTGGAGCACGCAACTGCTCTACTTCAAAGCCGGCGCCTACATCCAAGATAACTACGGCTCCACCCATGAAGGGGGTCGAGTGACCTTTTACTGGCTCAATACCCTGCACCGTTGA
- the rraA gene encoding ribonuclease E activity regulator RraA, whose amino-acid sequence MHYITPDLCDAYPELVQVVEPMFSNFGGRDSFGGEIVTIKCFEDNSLVKEQVDQPGKGKVMVVDGGASMRRALLGDMLAEKAAKNGWEGIVVYGCVRDVDVLAQTDLGIQALASHPMKTDKRGIGDLNVAVTFGGVTFRPGEFIYADNNGVIISPSALQMPE is encoded by the coding sequence ATGCACTACATCACCCCAGATCTTTGTGACGCCTACCCTGAGCTGGTTCAGGTGGTTGAGCCAATGTTTAGCAACTTTGGTGGCCGCGATTCCTTTGGCGGTGAGATCGTCACCATCAAGTGCTTCGAGGACAACTCGTTGGTCAAGGAGCAGGTTGATCAGCCGGGTAAGGGCAAGGTGATGGTGGTCGACGGTGGTGCTTCCATGCGCCGCGCGCTGTTGGGCGATATGCTCGCTGAGAAAGCAGCCAAGAATGGCTGGGAAGGCATTGTGGTTTACGGTTGCGTGCGTGATGTCGATGTATTGGCGCAGACCGACCTGGGTATCCAAGCGTTGGCCAGTCACCCAATGAAAACCGATAAGCGCGGTATTGGCGACCTCAATGTCGCCGTGACATTCGGTGGTGTGACGTTCCGCCCGGGTGAATTCATTTATGCCGATAACAACGGCGTAATCATTTCACCCTCTGCGCTGCAGATGCCGGAGTAG
- the sigX gene encoding RNA polymerase sigma factor SigX — protein MNKAHSASLRYDPRELSDEELVARAHAELFHITRAYEELMRRYQRTLFNVCARYLGNDRDADDVCQEVMLKVLYGLKNFEGKSKFKTWLYSITYNECITQYRKERRKRRLIDALSLDPLEEASEEKTPKPEDKAGLDRWLVHVNPIDREILVLRFVAELEFQEIADIMHMGLSATKMRYKRALDRLRDKFADNTETYLE, from the coding sequence TTGAATAAAGCCCACTCTGCCTCTCTGCGTTACGACCCCCGCGAACTCTCGGACGAAGAGTTGGTGGCGCGCGCCCACGCTGAGCTATTCCACATAACCCGCGCCTATGAAGAGCTGATGCGTCGTTATCAGCGCACATTGTTCAACGTGTGCGCGCGTTATTTGGGCAACGACCGTGATGCCGACGATGTTTGTCAGGAGGTCATGCTTAAGGTTTTGTACGGTTTGAAGAACTTTGAGGGCAAATCAAAGTTCAAAACCTGGCTGTACAGCATTACTTACAACGAATGTATTACTCAATACCGAAAAGAACGGCGTAAGCGTCGTCTTATTGACGCCTTAAGTTTGGACCCGCTTGAGGAAGCATCGGAAGAAAAGACGCCAAAGCCTGAGGATAAAGCCGGGCTTGATCGTTGGTTGGTGCACGTTAATCCAATTGATCGGGAAATTCTGGTGCTACGTTTTGTCGCAGAGCTGGAGTTCCAAGAGATCGCTGACATCATGCATATGGGGCTGAGCGCCACGAAAATGCGCTATAAGCGTGCGCTTGATCGTTTGCGCGATAAATTTGCTGACAATACTGAAACTTACTTGGAATAA
- the cobA gene encoding uroporphyrinogen-III C-methyltransferase: MSAKVWLVGAGPGDPELLTLKAVKALNQADIVMIDDLVNPAVLEHCPSARIMPVGKRGGCRSTPQAFIHRLMLRYARQGKCVVRLKGGDPCIFGRGSEEADWLSEHGIAVEMVNGITAGLAGATTCGIPLTLRGVARGVTLVTAHTQDDSSLNWQALAQSGTTLVVYMGVAKLPEIRESLLAGGMRADMPVAMIENASLPHQRECRSSLGAMQQAAQNFQLKSPAILVIGEVAAQPNMQLAAISA, encoded by the coding sequence ATGAGCGCAAAAGTCTGGCTGGTAGGTGCCGGCCCAGGTGATCCGGAGCTGCTGACCCTCAAGGCGGTAAAAGCCCTGAATCAGGCGGATATCGTGATGATTGATGACTTAGTCAACCCGGCCGTGCTGGAACACTGCCCCAGCGCGCGGATCATGCCAGTGGGCAAACGTGGCGGCTGCCGCTCCACGCCGCAGGCGTTTATTCATCGTCTGATGCTGCGCTATGCGCGCCAGGGTAAGTGTGTGGTACGCCTGAAAGGTGGCGACCCTTGCATCTTCGGCCGTGGCAGTGAAGAAGCCGACTGGCTAAGCGAACACGGTATCGCGGTGGAAATGGTCAACGGCATCACTGCAGGCCTGGCTGGAGCAACCACTTGCGGCATTCCTCTGACTTTACGCGGCGTGGCACGCGGGGTAACCCTGGTCACCGCGCACACTCAAGACGACAGCAGCCTGAACTGGCAGGCACTGGCGCAGAGTGGCACAACATTGGTGGTGTATATGGGCGTGGCCAAGCTGCCCGAAATTCGTGAAAGCCTGTTGGCCGGCGGCATGCGCGCCGACATGCCAGTGGCCATGATCGAAAACGCCTCGCTGCCGCATCAGCGCGAATGTCGCAGCAGCCTCGGGGCCATGCAACAAGCGGCACAGAATTTTCAATTGAAGAGCCCAGCCATCTTAGTAATTGGCGAAGTCGCCGCTCAACCCAACATGCAGCTCGCTGCTATCAGTGCCTAA
- a CDS encoding thioesterase family protein, whose translation MARLNLEFPEDQFCYSTHLTVRVTDINAANHLGNDSMISMISEARARFLFEFGIEETQEDGTGIIVTDLATTYRAEAHARDQLLFEVGVMDFNRYGGDITFRISRPADGARVAMAKSGFVFFNYKLGKVVGMPTIFSDKFSRVNWLSQ comes from the coding sequence ATGGCCCGCCTGAACCTTGAATTCCCAGAAGACCAGTTCTGCTACAGCACCCATCTGACCGTGCGTGTTACCGACATTAACGCCGCCAACCACCTGGGCAATGACTCGATGATCTCGATGATTTCCGAGGCGCGCGCCCGCTTTCTGTTTGAGTTCGGCATTGAAGAAACCCAGGAAGACGGCACCGGCATCATCGTCACCGATCTGGCCACCACCTACCGCGCCGAGGCCCATGCCCGCGACCAGTTGCTGTTCGAGGTCGGCGTGATGGACTTCAACCGCTATGGCGGCGATATCACCTTCCGCATCAGCCGCCCCGCCGATGGCGCACGGGTGGCCATGGCCAAGTCTGGTTTTGTATTCTTCAACTACAAACTGGGCAAGGTTGTCGGGATGCCAACCATTTTCAGTGACAAATTCAGCCGGGTTAACTGGCTAAGTCAGTAA
- a CDS encoding zinc transporter ZntB, protein MHESDNAQWGLVHAFVLNGQGGARSIARQDLQGLALSEHESLWLHWDRSHPQTHTWLRTGSGLSAFACDLLLEENTRPRLLALPEQQLLLFLRGLNLNPGAEPEDMVSVRIFADAQRAISLRLRPLHATEALVEDLLAGRGPKTSAELILRLAHYLTDKIEHLVGELAEQVDDQEERADALESQAPDHSTLLQIRRRAASLRRFLSPQRDIYGQLTASAQAWLVGADSSYWNELNNRLTRYLEELELSRERVNLLLEAENRRMDERMNHTMYRFGIITGIFLPMSFLTGLLGINVGGIPGSESPHGFLLACSLMAVVALVQWLLFRRLRWI, encoded by the coding sequence ATGCACGAAAGTGATAATGCGCAGTGGGGCCTGGTGCACGCGTTTGTGCTCAATGGTCAAGGCGGTGCGCGCAGTATTGCCCGCCAGGACCTGCAAGGGCTCGCGCTGAGTGAACACGAGAGCCTTTGGCTGCATTGGGATCGTAGTCACCCGCAGACGCACACCTGGTTGCGGACAGGCAGCGGTCTGAGCGCTTTTGCCTGTGATCTGCTGCTGGAGGAAAACACCCGGCCACGCCTGTTGGCTTTGCCTGAGCAGCAGTTGCTGCTGTTCCTGCGTGGCTTGAACCTCAATCCAGGAGCTGAGCCCGAAGACATGGTCTCGGTGCGTATCTTTGCGGATGCTCAGCGGGCTATATCCCTGCGTTTGCGGCCTTTGCATGCGACTGAAGCCTTGGTTGAAGATCTGTTGGCTGGCCGAGGACCGAAAACCTCAGCCGAGCTGATTTTGCGGCTGGCACATTATCTGACGGACAAGATTGAGCACCTGGTCGGTGAGTTGGCCGAGCAAGTCGACGATCAAGAAGAGCGGGCCGATGCGCTGGAGAGTCAGGCTCCTGACCATTCAACGCTGCTGCAAATCCGCCGGCGTGCCGCCAGCTTGCGGCGTTTTCTGTCTCCGCAGCGCGATATCTATGGGCAGTTAACGGCCAGTGCTCAGGCCTGGCTTGTCGGTGCGGATAGCAGCTATTGGAACGAGCTGAATAACCGGTTGACGCGCTACCTCGAAGAATTGGAGTTGAGCCGTGAGCGCGTCAATCTTCTGCTGGAAGCAGAAAATAGGCGCATGGATGAACGCATGAACCACACCATGTACCGGTTCGGCATCATCACCGGCATTTTCCTGCCCATGAGCTTTCTCACAGGTTTGCTCGGCATCAACGTTGGCGGTATTCCTGGTTCAGAAAGCCCCCATGGGTTTCTTTTGGCCTGCTCGCTGATGGCTGTTGTGGCCCTGGTGCAGTGGTTATTGTTTCGGCGCTTGCGCTGGATCTGA
- a CDS encoding mechanosensitive ion channel family protein has protein sequence MEFTQVLVDAMASVWTPIAAFIPRLFGAMVVVLLGFVVAKFLDTLLSKLLGKIGLDRLMAGTGLTKILSRAGIQVPVSTLIGKIVYWFVLLIFLVTAAESLGLERVSATLDVLALYLPKVFGAALVLLAGVLLAQLVSGLVRGAAEGVGLDYANGLGRIAQGLVIIISISVAIGQLEVKTDLLNNVIAIVLISVGLAVALALGLGSRDIASQILAGIYVRELYEVGQQVQVGAVEGQIEEIGTVKTTLLTEAGELVSVANRTLLEQQVSSR, from the coding sequence ATGGAATTTACTCAAGTTCTGGTCGACGCAATGGCCAGCGTATGGACCCCGATTGCTGCATTTATCCCGCGTCTGTTTGGCGCCATGGTGGTGGTGCTGCTGGGTTTCGTGGTGGCTAAATTTCTCGATACGCTGTTGTCCAAACTGCTCGGTAAAATCGGTCTGGATCGTTTGATGGCGGGTACTGGGCTGACCAAGATCCTAAGCCGTGCAGGCATTCAGGTCCCGGTATCGACCTTGATAGGCAAGATCGTCTACTGGTTTGTGTTGTTAATCTTCCTGGTTACTGCGGCCGAGTCCTTGGGGTTGGAGCGCGTTTCGGCGACCCTTGATGTGTTGGCCTTGTATCTGCCTAAAGTCTTTGGCGCCGCCTTGGTGTTGCTGGCTGGTGTGTTGCTGGCGCAATTGGTCAGTGGCCTGGTGCGTGGCGCGGCTGAAGGCGTAGGTCTCGATTATGCCAATGGGCTGGGACGAATTGCTCAGGGCCTGGTGATCATCATCAGTATTTCGGTGGCCATCGGGCAGCTTGAGGTCAAGACCGATCTGCTCAATAACGTGATTGCCATTGTGCTGATCTCGGTTGGTCTGGCCGTTGCTTTGGCGCTCGGCCTGGGCAGTCGCGATATCGCCAGCCAGATTCTGGCCGGCATTTATGTGCGTGAGTTGTATGAGGTTGGGCAACAAGTACAGGTTGGCGCGGTCGAAGGGCAGATCGAGGAGATCGGTACGGTCAAAACCACGCTGCTGACGGAAGCCGGCGAGCTTGTCTCAGTGGCCAACCGTACCTTGCTCGAGCAGCAGGTAAGCAGCCGCTAA
- a CDS encoding nitrate/nitrite transporter, which yields MNTSFWKSGHTPTLFAAFLYFDLSFMVWYVLGPLAVQIATALDLTAQQRGLMVATPILAGAVLRIVMGLVADRLSPKTAGIIGQVIVIVALFCAWKIGINSYEQALLLGLFLGVAGAAFAVALPLASQWYPPQHQGKAMGIAGAGNSGTVLAALFAPVLAAAFGWQNVFGWALIPLLATLLIFALMAKNAPERPKPKAMADYLKALGDRDSWWFMFFYSVTFGGFIGLASALPGYFNDQYGLSPVTAGYYTAACVCAGSLMRPLGGALADRIGGIRTLLMMYTLASLSIAAVGFNLQSSAAALTLFVTAMLGLGAGNGAVFQLVPQRFRKEIGVMTGLVGMAGGIGGFLLAAGLGTIKQQTGDYQLGLWLFASLGVLAWFGLYGVKLRWRTTWGSAAVTAARV from the coding sequence ATGAATACAAGCTTCTGGAAATCCGGCCATACCCCCACCTTATTCGCCGCATTTCTGTATTTCGACCTGAGTTTTATGGTCTGGTACGTACTCGGCCCGCTGGCCGTGCAGATCGCCACAGCGCTTGATCTGACTGCCCAGCAGCGCGGTTTGATGGTCGCCACACCGATTCTTGCAGGCGCCGTACTGCGTATTGTCATGGGCTTGGTAGCAGATCGCCTATCACCCAAGACCGCCGGCATAATTGGCCAGGTAATCGTGATTGTGGCGCTGTTCTGCGCCTGGAAGATTGGCATCAACAGCTATGAGCAGGCATTACTGCTCGGTCTGTTCCTTGGCGTTGCCGGGGCCGCTTTCGCCGTGGCACTGCCGCTGGCTTCACAGTGGTACCCGCCGCAGCATCAAGGCAAGGCCATGGGCATAGCTGGCGCCGGTAACTCCGGCACGGTGCTGGCCGCCCTGTTCGCCCCCGTTTTGGCGGCCGCATTTGGCTGGCAGAACGTCTTCGGCTGGGCATTGATTCCACTGCTGGCAACCCTGCTGATCTTCGCCCTGATGGCCAAGAACGCACCTGAGCGGCCCAAGCCAAAAGCCATGGCCGACTATTTGAAGGCCTTGGGCGACCGTGACAGCTGGTGGTTTATGTTTTTCTACAGCGTGACCTTCGGCGGTTTCATTGGCTTGGCCAGCGCCTTGCCCGGTTATTTCAACGACCAATATGGTCTCAGCCCAGTGACCGCCGGCTACTACACCGCTGCCTGCGTCTGCGCCGGCAGCCTAATGCGCCCCTTAGGCGGCGCATTGGCCGACCGGATCGGCGGCATCCGTACGCTGCTGATGATGTACACCTTGGCGTCACTGAGCATTGCCGCGGTGGGTTTCAACCTGCAAAGCTCGGCCGCCGCACTGACGTTATTCGTCACCGCCATGCTCGGCCTCGGCGCCGGTAACGGCGCCGTGTTCCAGCTGGTGCCACAGCGCTTTCGCAAGGAAATTGGCGTAATGACCGGGCTGGTCGGCATGGCCGGTGGCATTGGTGGCTTTCTTTTGGCCGCAGGCCTGGGGACCATCAAGCAGCAAACGGGCGACTACCAGCTAGGTCTGTGGCTGTTCGCCAGTCTTGGGGTGCTGGCCTGGTTCGGCCTGTATGGGGTTAAGCTGCGCTGGCGCACCACGTGGGGCAGCGCAGCAGTCACCGCAGCCCGCGTGTAA
- a CDS encoding bifunctional protein-serine/threonine kinase/phosphatase, which translates to MALQLTFGEASATGPRSENQDAIRVVTPAPALAASKGYLFALADGVSQCADGGLAARATLQALALDYYSTPETWAVTQSLDRVLVAHNRWLQANGGGQPLLTTLSALILRGRRFTLAHVGDCRAYRWLNGTLERLSEDHVWEQPGMQHVLKRAMGLDQHLVMDYLDGELRQDECFVLVSDGIWATLGDAGIQRILHDEQDLPAASRALVSAAHLAGSQDNASALLLRVESLPESDLADTLAQLEHWPLPPKLREGQHFEGWQVERLLAESRQSLVYRVRDAQARRWLLKTLPRGRSDEPQAGSALLLEEWFLRRVAGRFFADAHPLPQRQHLYYVQREYAGQTLAEHIRLSGPLGLPEWLDIAPRLIKALGMLHRRNILHRDIKPENLLWGDDGELRVLDFGLAYCPGLSRDEACELPGTPSYIAPEAFSGVAPSPQQDLYSAGVALYFLLTGHYPYGEIEAFQHPRFGQPTPASRYRPDLPNWVDESLNRALSAEPKQRYETAEEWLLNLEQAERKSLSSRPRPLLEREPLLVWRSVALFSLLLNLALLIVLLR; encoded by the coding sequence ATGGCCTTGCAACTGACCTTTGGTGAAGCCAGCGCCACCGGCCCGCGCAGTGAAAATCAGGACGCTATCCGTGTGGTCACCCCGGCCCCGGCGCTGGCTGCGAGCAAGGGCTACCTGTTTGCCCTCGCTGATGGTGTCAGCCAATGCGCCGACGGTGGCCTGGCGGCACGTGCCACCCTGCAAGCTCTGGCCCTGGATTATTACTCCACCCCGGAAACCTGGGCCGTCACGCAATCGCTGGACCGCGTACTGGTGGCCCATAACCGCTGGTTGCAGGCCAATGGTGGCGGGCAACCCTTGCTCACCACACTGAGCGCCCTGATCCTGCGCGGTCGACGCTTCACCTTGGCGCATGTCGGCGATTGCCGGGCCTATCGCTGGCTGAACGGCACGCTTGAACGCTTAAGCGAAGACCATGTGTGGGAGCAACCCGGCATGCAGCATGTGCTCAAGCGCGCCATGGGCCTGGATCAGCATCTGGTGATGGATTATCTGGATGGCGAGCTACGCCAGGATGAATGCTTTGTGCTGGTCAGCGACGGCATCTGGGCCACCCTCGGCGATGCGGGTATTCAGCGCATCCTCCACGATGAACAGGATCTGCCCGCGGCCAGTCGAGCACTGGTCAGTGCCGCACACCTGGCCGGTAGCCAAGACAACGCCAGCGCCTTGTTGCTACGCGTTGAATCGCTCCCAGAAAGCGACCTGGCCGACACCTTGGCGCAACTCGAACATTGGCCCTTGCCGCCCAAATTGCGCGAAGGGCAACACTTCGAAGGTTGGCAGGTAGAACGTTTGCTGGCCGAATCACGCCAATCGTTGGTCTACCGGGTTCGTGATGCTCAAGCGCGGCGTTGGTTGCTGAAAACCCTACCGCGCGGGCGCAGCGACGAACCGCAAGCCGGCTCCGCTCTGCTGCTCGAAGAATGGTTTCTGCGCCGTGTGGCCGGGCGTTTTTTCGCCGATGCTCACCCGCTGCCGCAGCGTCAACACCTGTATTACGTACAACGCGAATACGCCGGACAGACGTTGGCCGAGCACATTCGCCTAAGCGGCCCACTCGGCCTGCCGGAATGGCTGGATATTGCCCCACGCCTGATCAAAGCACTGGGCATGCTGCATCGGCGCAATATCCTGCACCGCGACATCAAGCCGGAAAATCTACTGTGGGGTGATGACGGCGAATTGCGCGTGCTGGATTTCGGCCTGGCCTACTGCCCCGGCCTGAGTCGGGACGAAGCATGCGAGCTGCCCGGAACACCTAGCTATATAGCCCCTGAGGCGTTTTCCGGTGTCGCTCCCAGTCCGCAGCAGGATCTTTATAGTGCAGGCGTTGCGCTGTATTTTCTGCTCACGGGGCACTATCCCTATGGCGAGATTGAGGCCTTTCAACACCCGCGTTTTGGCCAACCGACCCCAGCCAGCCGCTACCGTCCCGACTTGCCAAACTGGGTCGACGAAAGCCTCAACCGCGCCCTAAGCGCCGAGCCCAAACAACGCTATGAGACCGCCGAAGAATGGCTGCTCAATCTTGAGCAGGCGGAACGTAAATCGCTCAGCAGTCGACCACGCCCGCTACTGGAGCGTGAACCGCTGCTGGTGTGGCGCAGCGTGGCATTGTTTTCGTTGTTGTTAAATCTGGCGTTGCTGATCGTATTGCTGCGATAA
- a CDS encoding CrfX protein → MHDPFEESLRDLLKSPTSSHDDDACLHRVLKTANRQVGAGDLFALMGHWAGALMIALNNGSAHVAPVSRRKTTDSTANKAD, encoded by the coding sequence ATGCACGATCCCTTTGAAGAGTCACTGCGCGACTTGCTCAAGTCGCCCACCTCAAGTCACGACGATGACGCGTGCTTGCATCGCGTGTTGAAAACCGCAAACCGCCAGGTGGGTGCGGGTGATTTATTTGCACTGATGGGGCATTGGGCGGGTGCGTTGATGATTGCCCTGAACAATGGCTCGGCGCATGTGGCGCCGGTCTCGCGTCGTAAAACCACCGATTCAACTGCTAATAAGGCTGACTGA
- a CDS encoding OmpA family protein, with product MKLKNTLGVVIGSLLATSSLSALAQGQGAVEVEGFAKKEMFDSARDFKNNGNLFGGSIGYYLTDDVELRLAYDEVHNARGEDGRNIKGSNTALDALYHFNNAGDALRPYVSAGFSDQSIGQSGRNGRNGSTFANIGGGAKYYFTDNFYARAGVEAQYNIDQGDTEWAPSVGIGMNFGGGSAPAPVVAAVEPTPEPVAAEEPMELVRVELDVKFDFDKSSVKEESYGDIKNLADFMKQYPQTTTVVEGHTDSKGSDAYNQKLSENRANAVRDVLVNQYGVDANRVNAAGYGEARPVADNATDSGRAVNRRVEAEVEAQIQQ from the coding sequence ATGAAATTGAAAAACACTTTAGGCGTAGTCATTGGCTCGTTGTTGGCCACATCCTCCCTCAGTGCTTTGGCTCAGGGTCAAGGCGCTGTCGAAGTGGAGGGTTTTGCCAAGAAGGAAATGTTTGACAGCGCCCGTGACTTTAAAAACAACGGCAACCTGTTCGGCGGCAGCATTGGCTACTACCTGACTGATGACGTTGAACTGCGTCTGGCCTATGACGAAGTGCACAACGCCCGTGGCGAAGATGGCCGCAACATCAAAGGCTCGAACACCGCCCTGGATGCTCTGTACCACTTCAACAACGCTGGCGACGCACTGCGTCCTTACGTTTCTGCCGGTTTCTCCGATCAGAGCATCGGCCAGTCCGGTCGTAACGGTCGTAACGGTTCTACCTTCGCTAACATCGGCGGTGGTGCTAAGTACTACTTCACTGACAACTTCTATGCCCGTGCTGGCGTTGAAGCTCAGTACAACATCGACCAAGGCGACACCGAGTGGGCGCCAAGCGTCGGTATCGGTATGAACTTTGGTGGCGGCAGCGCACCTGCGCCAGTTGTAGCCGCTGTTGAGCCGACTCCTGAGCCGGTAGCAGCCGAAGAGCCGATGGAACTGGTTCGTGTTGAGCTGGACGTTAAGTTCGACTTCGACAAATCCAGCGTTAAAGAAGAAAGCTACGGCGACATCAAGAACCTGGCTGACTTCATGAAGCAGTACCCACAGACCACCACCGTGGTTGAAGGTCACACTGACTCCAAGGGCAGCGACGCTTACAACCAGAAACTGTCCGAGAACCGTGCTAACGCTGTTCGTGACGTTCTGGTCAACCAGTACGGTGTAGACGCTAACCGCGTTAATGCTGCTGGTTACGGTGAAGCTCGTCCGGTTGCTGACAACGCCACTGATTCCGGTCGCGCTGTTAACCGTCGTGTAGAAGCTGAAGTAGAAGCTCAGATCCAGCAGTAA